The window GGCATTCCGTTCTTGGACATGGCGGCCAATCAGGTTTTACTCTCGCAAACCATGACCGAACGCCTGCGCCCCGAATTTGCCAAATTGGGCGTGGCATTGGAAAACTTTACCGTAGAAAGCGTTACCCTGCCCGAAGCGGTACAAAAAGCCCTCGACAGCCGCATGAGCATGGGTATTGTCGGCGATTTGGGCAAATACACCCAGTTCCAAACCGCACAAGCCATTCCCTTGGCAGCGCAAAACGAAGGCGGCATTGCTGGCATCGGCGCAGGATTGGGCGTGGGCGCAGGCATCGGTCAGGCGATGGCGGGCGCAATGGCAGGCATGATGCAGCCCCAAGCCGCAACCCAGCCCGCCCCCGCTGCGGAAGACCCGCAAGCCAAATTAGCCAAACTCAAAACCCTGCTGGATAACAATCTGATTTCGCAAGAAGACTACGACACAGCCAAAAACGAAGTGTTAAAACAACTGATTGGCTGAACCCCCTTAACACCCATTCAAGAGAAAGGAAACAACCATGAAAAAACTGCACCGTTCCCGCCAAAATAAAATGCTGTTCGGCGTATGCGGCGGCTTGGCAGAGCATTTTAATACCGACCCCAGTCTCGTCCGTGTGGTTTGCGTGGCATTGTGCTTAATCAGCTTTGGTTTTCCCATGCTGATTTTGTATGTTGCCATGGGCTTTATTCTGCCCGCCAAGTAACTCCGCCAGACAATAAAAAAACAGCCCCAAACGGGCTGTTTTTTTATCTGGTGCCGACAATGAGACTTGAACTCATACGACCTGCGGTCACTACCCCCTCAAGATAGCGTGTCTACCAATTCCACCATGTCGGCATAAAACTTATTTTTTGGATTTTTTATCTTTATCTGATTTTTTACTTTTGGATTGGCTTGCTGCCGCTTTTTTATCTTTATTGTCCGCAACTTTATCAGCTGCTATTTTGGCAGCTGCTGCGCCAGCTGCGCCCGCCAATGCTGCTTCACCCGCAGAAAAACTGCTTTCTTTGGCTTCGGGTTTGGCAGCTTCGCCGGCACTGCTTGCCGCAGAAGCAGCAGACGGAACACTTAAGCTATCCTGCATGGGAACAGGTGCTGACGTGCTTTCTATTGCGGGTGCGCTTTGGCTTTGTTGGATATTGCTAAAATCCAAACCACTACTTGAACCGCGTTGGCTGTGGATATAGCCCAACAGCAAACAAGTGGCAAAAAATACCGTTGCAGCCACGCCCGTCATGCGGCTTAAGAAATTGGCATTACCGCCCGAACCGAATACGCCCTGTGCGCTGCCCGAACCGCCAAAACTCGCCCCCGCATCCGCACCACGACCGTGCTGCATCAGCACCAAGCCGATAATGGCAAGCGATGAGAAGATATTAACGATTAAGATAAGGGTTTTAAAGGCTTCCATGGGTTAGTCGGTTTCCTGAGCGGCTCGGATAATAGCGGCAAACGCTTCACTTTTCAGCGATGCGCCACCCACCAATGCGCCGTCCACATGGGCGACGCGGAAAATGGCTGCGGCGTTTTGGTCGTTTACGCTTCCGCCGTAAAGAATGCGGATATTAACACTGCCGCCAAGCAAAGACAATAGTGTATCGTAAATAAATTGATGCATTTCGCCGATTTGCTCGGGCGTGGCGGTTTTTCCCGTGCCAATCGCCCACACAGGCTCGTAAGCCACCGCCACACCGTTGGCAAACGATAAATCTTTTAACACAGCCAACTGCGCCGCTACTGTGTCAAAATGTTGTTCTGCTTCGCGCTGCGCCAAACTTTCGCCCACACACAGCAAAGGCTGCAAACCTGCTGCCAAAATATGTTCCAACTGGCTGCGGCGTTGTTCGGCGGTTTCGGCAAAATACAGGCTGCGCTCGGAGTGTCCGACCAACACCAGCTTCACGCCCACA is drawn from Conchiformibius steedae and contains these coding sequences:
- the tpiA gene encoding triose-phosphate isomerase — encoded protein: MQQGVWQQKWVIGNWKMNGSSAQNTRLLEEICALPQADKVCVGVVPPALYLAPTAAQLAAANSANPICLSAQMASRFNGSGAYTGEISAPMLADVGVKLVLVGHSERSLYFAETAEQRRSQLEHILAAGLQPLLCVGESLAQREAEQHFDTVAAQLAVLKDLSFANGVAVAYEPVWAIGTGKTATPEQIGEMHQFIYDTLLSLLGGSVNIRILYGGSVNDQNAAAIFRVAHVDGALVGGASLKSEAFAAIIRAAQETD
- a CDS encoding PspC domain-containing protein, with protein sequence MKKLHRSRQNKMLFGVCGGLAEHFNTDPSLVRVVCVALCLISFGFPMLILYVAMGFILPAK